The Thomasclavelia ramosa DSM 1402 genome includes a region encoding these proteins:
- a CDS encoding ABC transporter permease, with the protein MRAFIYQIGLNWKLNLRSKELLVHYYVVPLVFYLFIGGGFISILPDADKTIIQVMSVFAITMGGVLGSPYPLVEFYHSDIKKAYQVGKIPLWTIAASNFISGIMHLFVMSLIILISAPIIFKAQIPENIFIYLLGVILFIIVSLSIGMVFGVFFKSAAKMGMATQLVFLPSIMLSGIMFPVAMLPNVLQVIGRILPATWGFELMCTNDFLWLNVAVQLIIFMIMLIVASFKIKQIRKED; encoded by the coding sequence ATGAGGGCTTTCATCTATCAAATTGGATTAAACTGGAAATTAAATCTTCGCAGTAAAGAATTATTAGTTCATTATTATGTGGTTCCCTTAGTCTTTTATTTGTTTATTGGGGGGGGTTTTATATCGATTTTGCCCGATGCTGATAAAACGATAATTCAAGTAATGAGTGTTTTTGCTATTACCATGGGTGGAGTCTTAGGTTCTCCATATCCGTTAGTGGAATTTTATCATAGTGACATAAAAAAGGCTTATCAGGTAGGAAAGATTCCTTTATGGACGATTGCCGCAAGTAATTTTATTTCTGGGATTATGCATTTATTTGTGATGAGTTTGATAATTTTAATAAGTGCCCCGATTATTTTTAAAGCACAAATACCTGAAAATATTTTTATATATTTATTGGGGGTGATTTTATTTATCATAGTTAGTTTGAGTATTGGAATGGTTTTTGGTGTATTTTTCAAAAGTGCAGCGAAAATGGGAATGGCAACGCAACTAGTTTTTTTACCGTCGATCATGTTATCAGGAATAATGTTCCCTGTAGCAATGCTCCCTAACGTATTACAGGTGATAGGCAGAATTTTACCGGCCACATGGGGATTTGAATTAATGTGTACAAATGATTTTTTGTGGCTTAATGTGGCTGTTCAGTTAATAATTTTTATGATAATGCTAATTGTAGCAAGTTTCAAGATCAAGCAGATAAGAAAAGAAGATTAA
- a CDS encoding ABC transporter ATP-binding protein yields MDIALQINNLGKVYGKHQVLENISFTVVKGEIFALLGTNGAGKTTTLECLEGIRRYDTGKILINGKLGVQLQSSSLPADITAKEAIMLFAKWQDLEVTDDYFIYLGIKAFLKKQYHQLSTGQKRRLHLAIALLGHPDIIVLDEPTAGLDVEGRNSIHQEIKRLKTQGKTILLASHDMTEVEELCDRIGVLNHGKIVFIGAPDQLHQTMQSKFKLKVRFSKVPRLNEQFEIVSQEQEYYIFETTNLEITLKAIIQLTEEQSIKIMEINTVQPKLEERFLKEVQS; encoded by the coding sequence ATGGATATTGCATTGCAGATTAATAATCTTGGTAAGGTTTATGGTAAACATCAGGTTTTAGAAAATATTAGTTTTACTGTTGTTAAAGGGGAAATATTTGCTTTACTTGGCACAAACGGTGCGGGGAAAACAACGACATTAGAATGTTTAGAGGGGATTCGACGATACGATACAGGTAAAATTTTAATAAATGGTAAGCTGGGGGTTCAACTGCAATCATCATCATTACCAGCGGATATTACCGCTAAAGAAGCAATCATGTTATTTGCAAAATGGCAAGATCTTGAGGTGACTGACGATTATTTTATTTATTTAGGAATTAAAGCTTTTCTAAAAAAGCAATATCACCAGTTATCGACAGGACAAAAGCGTCGTTTACATCTTGCAATTGCGCTATTAGGACACCCCGATATTATTGTACTTGATGAGCCAACTGCAGGACTTGATGTTGAGGGACGTAACAGTATCCACCAAGAAATTAAACGACTAAAAACCCAAGGTAAAACAATTTTATTAGCGAGTCATGATATGACCGAGGTTGAAGAGTTGTGTGATCGAATCGGAGTATTAAATCATGGGAAAATTGTTTTTATTGGGGCTCCTGATCAATTGCATCAAACAATGCAAAGTAAATTTAAATTAAAGGTTCGTTTTTCAAAGGTGCCCCGATTAAATGAGCAGTTTGAAATAGTTTCTCAGGAACAGGAGTATTATATCTTTGAGACTACAAACTTAGAGATAACATTAAAAGCAATTATTCAATTAACCGAGGAACAAAGTATTAAAATTATGGAAATAAATACTGTTCAGCCAAAGCTGGAAGAAAGATTTTTAAAAGAGGTGCAATCATGA
- a CDS encoding MerR family transcriptional regulator, with amino-acid sequence MNEDYLTIGELAQKMDVTVRTLQYYDREGLLKPAAISKGGRRLYSTKDIVKLHQILSFKYLGFSLVEIKTKLFNLDTPQEVAAILNQQKSVIQEQIANLSEALEATIALSREVQEMNTVDLKKYAEIIELLRLGNKEYWVWKHFDNTITDHIKERFGDDPEAGLRIFSTYQEVLDKLYVLKKQGVSPDSPECFMIAKQWWEMILEFTGGNLELLPELQKFNDKKNDWNNDLAVKQKEIDNYLTAALEYYFKRIQKEQE; translated from the coding sequence ATGAATGAGGACTACTTAACAATTGGAGAATTAGCACAAAAGATGGATGTAACAGTTCGTACACTACAATATTATGATCGTGAGGGGTTGTTGAAGCCAGCAGCAATTAGCAAAGGGGGAAGACGGCTCTATTCAACTAAAGATATTGTTAAATTGCATCAAATTTTATCATTTAAATATCTTGGTTTTTCACTTGTAGAAATTAAAACTAAATTATTTAATCTCGACACACCACAGGAAGTTGCAGCGATTTTAAATCAACAAAAAAGTGTGATTCAAGAACAAATTGCTAACTTATCAGAAGCTTTAGAAGCAACGATTGCCTTATCTAGAGAAGTTCAAGAAATGAATACGGTAGATTTAAAAAAATATGCTGAAATAATAGAGTTACTTCGTTTGGGAAATAAAGAATATTGGGTGTGGAAACATTTTGATAATACAATTACTGATCATATTAAAGAACGATTTGGTGATGATCCAGAGGCCGGGTTAAGAATATTTAGCACTTATCAAGAAGTCTTAGATAAGCTGTATGTGTTAAAGAAACAGGGGGTAAGTCCTGATAGTCCAGAATGCTTTATGATTGCCAAACAGTGGTGGGAAATGATTTTAGAATTTACTGGAGGTAATTTAGAACTGTTGCCAGAGTTACAAAAATTTAATGATAAAAAGAATGATTGGAATAATGATCTGGCAGTTAAACAAAAAGAAATAGATAATTATCTAACTGCGGCTCTAGAATATTATTTTAAGAGGATCCAAAAGGAGCAAGAGTAA
- the tnpA gene encoding IS200/IS605 family transposase gives MAQKTNSLAHTKWMCKYHIVFTPKYRRKVIYNQLRNDIREIIIRLCQYKGVEIIEGHLMSDHVHMLVMIPPKLSVSSFMGYLKGKSALMIFDRHANLKYKYGNRHFWSEGYYVSTVGLNDQTVAKYIREQEGHDIAMDKLSVKEYQNPFEDKEMKKENKKERRR, from the coding sequence ATGGCACAAAAAACAAATTCATTGGCACATACGAAGTGGATGTGTAAATATCACATCGTCTTCACACCAAAGTATAGACGAAAAGTGATATATAATCAACTTAGAAATGATATAAGAGAAATAATAATAAGATTATGTCAATATAAAGGGGTGGAAATTATAGAGGGGCATTTGATGTCAGATCATGTACACATGTTGGTAATGATACCACCAAAGTTAAGTGTATCATCATTTATGGGGTATTTGAAAGGTAAGTCAGCATTAATGATATTTGATCGACATGCAAATTTGAAATATAAATATGGAAATAGACATTTTTGGTCAGAAGGATATTATGTGAGTACAGTAGGACTAAATGATCAAACAGTCGCAAAATATATAAGGGAACAAGAGGGACATGATATAGCAATGGATAAATTGAGTGTAAAAGAATATCAAAATCCATTTGAAGATAAAGAAATGAAGAAAGAAAACAAAAAAGAGAGAAGAAGATAA
- a CDS encoding D-alanine--D-alanine ligase family protein produces MKQKLLVLCGGQSSEHIVSRMSCTSVLNNLDANKYEITLVGIDLDGGWHYLDAKQTDLAKNTWLDNSSMVEDVYGLLKNQDVAFPVLHGMYGEDGTIQGLFELAKLPYVGCRVMGSSVAMDKIYTKKILDTVGVPQVKSVYVKKRYDEKLVVVTNTFDEIEEIEDYIVRELGMPCFIKASRSGSSVGCYRCDNQTELIGKLSEAAKYDRHVVVEECIDCIELETAVLGNDDVIVSRVGQIMPHGEFYTFESKYEDEESKTCIPALVDEQIQEQIRQYAIKVFKAVDGHGLSRVDFFLDKKTNKIYLNEINTMPGFTKISMYPQLMNDFGITYPELLDRLIVLALQK; encoded by the coding sequence ATGAAACAAAAATTATTGGTTTTATGTGGGGGACAATCAAGTGAGCATATTGTTTCAAGAATGTCTTGTACATCGGTATTAAACAATTTGGATGCGAATAAATACGAAATCACCTTAGTTGGGATTGATTTAGATGGTGGTTGGCATTATCTTGATGCGAAGCAGACAGATTTAGCTAAAAATACTTGGTTAGATAACAGTAGCATGGTTGAAGATGTTTATGGATTATTAAAAAATCAAGATGTAGCATTTCCAGTATTACATGGAATGTATGGTGAAGACGGAACAATTCAAGGTTTATTTGAATTAGCAAAATTACCTTATGTTGGCTGTCGGGTGATGGGCTCTAGTGTAGCAATGGATAAAATCTATACAAAAAAGATTTTAGATACAGTAGGTGTTCCGCAAGTTAAATCAGTATATGTGAAAAAACGTTATGACGAAAAATTAGTTGTAGTAACAAATACTTTTGATGAGATTGAAGAAATTGAAGACTATATTGTTAGAGAATTAGGAATGCCTTGCTTTATTAAGGCTAGTCGTTCAGGTTCAAGTGTTGGATGTTATCGTTGTGATAATCAGACTGAATTGATTGGGAAATTAAGTGAGGCAGCTAAATATGATCGTCATGTCGTAGTTGAGGAGTGCATAGACTGTATTGAGTTAGAAACAGCTGTATTAGGTAATGATGATGTAATTGTTTCACGAGTCGGTCAAATCATGCCTCATGGTGAGTTTTATACGTTTGAATCGAAATATGAAGATGAAGAAAGTAAAACGTGTATTCCGGCTCTGGTAGATGAGCAAATCCAAGAACAAATTCGTCAATATGCAATTAAAGTTTTTAAAGCTGTTGATGGTCATGGCTTAAGCCGAGTTGATTTTTTCTTAGATAAAAAAACTAATAAAATTTATTTGAATGAAATTAATACAATGCCAGGATTTACTAAGATTTCAATGTATCCACAATTAATGAATGATTTCGGGATCACTTATCCGGAATTATTGGATCGCTTGATTGTCTTGGCCTTACAAAAATAA
- a CDS encoding UDP-N-acetylmuramoyl-tripeptide--D-alanyl-D-alanine ligase gives MKVSEIVIATGGKLISGDETMEITGFSQDSRQAEVGMMYIPIIGERYDGHDFIESAFTNGASAIITDRLIEDDKHVVILVDNTLKALQKMAHYLRKHRKVKVVGITGSVGKTSTRDMVYSVVKQQYKTLKTEGNYNNNIGLPLTILRLKDEEVMILEMGMNHLNEMEELSRIACPDISAITNVGTAHIGELGSRENILKAKLEIVAGMSDGSTLVINGDNDMLSTVRFDNFKVVKVGVDCAAVFKAEKVILMDDHSEFTINYNGKVYQVVVPVPGNHFVLNALVAIAIGINLEIPMEKCIQGISQFELTKKRMDVIELKNNITLIDGTYNASEDSMKSSIDVLATYSRRKIAVLADMLELGEFSEQLHRSVGKYVAEKQIDVLVAVGREAKFMSDSAALSGMAEIYYCNNNQEVVNYLKNNLQNDDVVLLKGSNGMKLKDVVTKIEEKFS, from the coding sequence ATGAAAGTAAGTGAGATAGTAATTGCTACCGGTGGGAAACTTATTAGTGGTGATGAAACAATGGAAATAACAGGTTTTAGCCAAGATAGTCGTCAAGCTGAGGTCGGGATGATGTATATTCCAATTATTGGTGAACGCTATGATGGCCATGATTTTATTGAAAGTGCATTTACAAATGGTGCCAGCGCTATAATTACTGATCGGTTGATTGAAGATGATAAGCATGTTGTTATCTTAGTAGATAATACGTTAAAAGCTTTGCAAAAGATGGCTCATTATTTACGGAAACATCGCAAGGTCAAAGTTGTTGGAATTACTGGGAGCGTGGGTAAAACAAGCACACGTGATATGGTTTATAGTGTTGTTAAACAGCAGTATAAGACATTGAAAACAGAAGGTAATTATAATAATAATATTGGCTTGCCATTGACAATCTTGAGATTAAAAGATGAGGAAGTGATGATTTTAGAAATGGGTATGAATCATCTTAATGAAATGGAAGAGTTATCACGAATTGCTTGTCCGGATATTAGCGCGATTACTAATGTTGGAACAGCACATATTGGAGAATTAGGAAGTCGTGAAAATATTCTAAAAGCAAAATTAGAAATTGTTGCGGGAATGAGTGACGGCAGTACATTAGTAATTAATGGTGATAATGATATGCTGTCAACGGTTCGATTTGATAATTTCAAGGTTGTTAAAGTCGGTGTTGATTGCGCTGCTGTTTTTAAAGCTGAAAAAGTTATTTTAATGGATGATCATAGTGAATTTACAATCAATTATAATGGGAAGGTCTATCAAGTTGTTGTCCCAGTACCGGGGAATCATTTTGTTTTAAATGCTCTTGTTGCGATTGCGATTGGAATAAATCTAGAAATTCCAATGGAAAAATGTATTCAAGGAATTAGTCAATTTGAATTAACTAAAAAACGGATGGATGTAATTGAATTAAAAAACAACATTACCTTGATTGATGGCACATATAATGCTAGTGAAGATTCAATGAAATCAAGTATTGACGTATTGGCTACGTATTCGCGTAGAAAAATAGCTGTATTAGCGGATATGTTAGAATTGGGCGAATTCAGCGAGCAATTGCATCGAAGTGTTGGTAAATATGTAGCGGAAAAACAAATTGATGTGTTAGTTGCGGTTGGCCGAGAAGCTAAGTTTATGAGCGATAGTGCTGCTTTGTCAGGGATGGCAGAGATTTATTATTGTAATAATAATCAAGAAGTGGTAAATTATTTAAAGAATAATTTACAAAATGATGACGTTGTCTTATTGAAGGGCTCAAATGGAATGAAATTAAAAGACGTTGTCACCAAAATAGAGGAGAAATTTTCATGA
- a CDS encoding DUF5050 domain-containing protein: protein MEKIKRCRKCGARLLEHEKRCPVCGTPVGLDKEVDIIKEEQIIEPEKVDEFIAADKTEQTLLKSNESAQNYWRSKKIWAVFIVLIVVTTVMRQYVINNPIKLAENDNSNTITNDYSDSKISINKNTGKYSQATNINYLGISYVNDNAVYLMMNSELLKYDRSFNNRELVLEQAVTVFSEDEQWYYYLDENNDYIRMDKKTKAEDILLKNVYYVHNLGDKVYYQNDSDGETIHCLELETNQDHKISDEVSYSIVVDEEKGRIFYINKNNELVSIALDGSDKKNLANNTNVYTYDGEYLYYINNDGLVKSDLEGQSKVIYESNNLSLVNLVEKKLVIQDKNIIYTMDLDGKDKKKLYTMDIGGSLTFEVVGDKLLVLTKGNSDSVIGYEIVGLDGKRHILDDENQPTIKGNEF, encoded by the coding sequence ATGGAAAAGATTAAAAGATGTAGAAAATGTGGAGCGCGATTATTAGAACATGAAAAAAGATGTCCTGTTTGCGGAACGCCGGTAGGGTTAGATAAAGAAGTAGATATTATAAAGGAAGAACAGATTATTGAACCTGAAAAAGTCGATGAGTTTATTGCAGCTGATAAGACTGAACAAACATTGCTTAAGTCTAATGAATCAGCGCAAAATTATTGGCGTAGTAAGAAAATTTGGGCTGTTTTTATTGTTTTAATTGTAGTGACGACAGTAATGCGTCAATATGTTATTAATAATCCGATTAAGCTGGCAGAGAATGATAATTCAAACACAATCACTAATGATTATAGTGATAGTAAAATATCAATCAATAAAAATACAGGTAAATATAGTCAAGCGACAAATATTAATTATTTAGGGATTAGTTATGTTAATGATAATGCTGTTTATTTAATGATGAATTCTGAATTATTGAAATATGATCGTAGTTTTAATAATCGCGAACTTGTTTTGGAACAAGCAGTTACTGTTTTTAGTGAAGATGAGCAGTGGTATTATTATCTTGATGAAAATAATGATTATATTCGAATGGATAAAAAGACAAAAGCAGAAGATATTTTATTAAAGAATGTATATTATGTACATAATCTTGGTGATAAAGTCTATTATCAAAATGATAGTGATGGTGAAACAATTCATTGTCTTGAATTAGAGACAAATCAGGATCATAAGATTAGTGATGAGGTTTCTTATAGTATTGTTGTTGATGAGGAAAAAGGTAGAATTTTTTATATTAATAAAAATAATGAATTAGTTTCGATTGCATTGGATGGCAGCGACAAGAAGAATCTTGCCAATAATACTAATGTTTATACTTATGATGGTGAATATTTATATTATATAAATAATGATGGGCTAGTTAAAAGTGATTTAGAAGGACAAAGTAAAGTTATTTATGAAAGTAATAATTTATCATTAGTGAACCTGGTTGAGAAGAAATTAGTTATTCAAGATAAGAATATTATTTATACGATGGATCTTGATGGAAAAGATAAAAAGAAGTTATATACGATGGATATTGGAGGCAGTCTGACATTTGAGGTTGTAGGTGATAAGCTGCTGGTGTTAACTAAAGGAAACTCAGATAGTGTGATTGGATATGAAATTGTTGGTCTTGATGGGAAGCGCCATATTTTAGATGATGAAAATCAACCAACGATTAAAGGTAATGAGTTCTAG
- a CDS encoding DUF5050 domain-containing protein, whose amino-acid sequence MRCDNCGNEYKNSLKCPLCGHRQGKISHCSVCGAAIHFGQPRCPNCGNPTKYEKKTDVTKKYASSFNINNSTNNKDCDKHSEKSHVYHQQEMYDYKSSNNEIKQRLEEARQRINSMGFPIIKKKAANNEEKLRNIIVGIVVILIAGVTIFGQIFKNSNDQRDYQELSTLQLFDSNSSITQEGNLKNGGYAFLTDSNIYFGMDYQIYQTERNFSNFKSLVDDGERYIYSTDDYLYYEQYGRYARYDMKSGELTALFEMDNVLPIDKNKFLYTKYDEEGLFIYDEVSATSIKIISDEISDYSYDMQDSLVFYTTIEHDYIQAIDLAGNKLSQFNLSSTGKIYVSGDLLYYQDYQGVHCYSIADENDELLVEGEVNNYIVTNNTIVYTNYDDDLMTSDGHIVSIDYDVTVFNVIGNYIVYSTGNGDEYLKQWYINDFYDTAIAKLNNNEEE is encoded by the coding sequence ATGAGATGTGATAATTGCGGAAATGAGTATAAAAATAGTTTAAAATGTCCGTTATGTGGTCATCGTCAGGGGAAGATAAGTCATTGCTCAGTTTGTGGAGCGGCAATACATTTTGGTCAACCACGATGCCCTAATTGTGGGAATCCAACAAAGTATGAAAAGAAGACTGATGTCACTAAGAAGTACGCCAGTAGTTTTAACATAAATAATTCAACAAATAATAAAGACTGCGATAAACATAGTGAAAAAAGCCATGTTTACCACCAACAAGAGATGTATGATTACAAATCAAGCAATAATGAAATCAAACAACGTTTAGAAGAAGCTAGACAGCGAATTAACAGCATGGGCTTTCCAATCATAAAAAAGAAGGCTGCTAATAATGAAGAAAAACTAAGAAATATTATAGTTGGAATTGTAGTGATATTGATTGCAGGAGTAACTATTTTCGGGCAAATTTTTAAAAATTCGAATGATCAACGGGATTATCAAGAATTATCAACATTACAATTATTTGATAGTAATAGCAGTATAACGCAAGAGGGAAATTTAAAAAATGGTGGTTATGCTTTTTTAACGGATTCAAATATTTATTTTGGGATGGATTATCAAATATATCAAACAGAACGGAATTTTAGTAACTTTAAATCGCTTGTAGATGACGGAGAAAGGTATATTTATAGTACTGATGACTATCTTTACTATGAACAGTATGGAAGATATGCACGTTATGATATGAAAAGTGGTGAATTGACAGCCCTTTTTGAAATGGATAATGTATTACCAATAGATAAAAATAAGTTCCTATATACTAAGTATGATGAAGAGGGACTGTTTATATATGATGAGGTAAGTGCAACATCAATAAAAATCATAAGCGATGAAATTTCAGATTATAGTTATGACATGCAAGATAGTTTAGTTTTTTATACAACAATTGAACATGATTATATTCAGGCTATTGATTTGGCCGGAAATAAATTATCACAATTTAATTTATCTAGTACTGGGAAAATTTATGTGAGTGGAGATTTGCTTTATTATCAAGATTATCAAGGCGTACATTGTTATAGTATTGCTGATGAAAATGATGAACTGCTTGTTGAAGGTGAGGTTAATAATTATATCGTTACAAATAATACAATTGTATATACTAACTATGATGATGATTTAATGACTAGTGATGGGCATATTGTATCGATTGATTATGATGTAACTGTATTTAATGTAATAGGCAATTATATTGTGTATAGTACAGGAAATGGTGATGAGTATTTAAAGCAGTGGTATATAAATGATTTTTATGATACGGCTATCGCTAAATTGAATAATAATGAAGAAGAATAG
- a CDS encoding oxidoreductase — translation MLTMGFIGNGKSTNRYQLPFVLTRKNIKVKTIYARNLNKHDWSRVAGINYTDDLDSLLNDPEIQLISVCTRHDSHYEYARMVLEHGKNCLVEKPFMKNSAEAKEIFALAKEKGLLVQCYQNRRYDSDFLTVQKVIESGKLGNLLEVEMHYDYYRPEIPLNVHEYVGYNGYLYGHGCHTLDQVISYFGKPEKIHYDVRQLLGSGRMNDYFDLDLYYGTLKVSVKSSYFRVKERPSFVVYGDKGCFVKATKDRQEEHLKLFYMPGSPNFGIDRPEDYGTLSYYDDAGVFHEEKVISEVGDYGNVFDGLYESIIEGKEPRVKDEQTLLQMEILETGVKMCK, via the coding sequence ATGTTAACAATGGGATTTATTGGCAATGGTAAAAGTACTAATCGTTATCAATTGCCATTTGTACTGACAAGAAAAAATATTAAAGTAAAAACTATTTATGCTCGAAATTTAAATAAACATGATTGGTCACGTGTTGCAGGAATAAATTATACTGATGATTTAGATAGTCTATTAAACGATCCAGAGATTCAGCTGATTAGTGTTTGCACTCGTCATGATAGTCATTATGAGTATGCTAGAATGGTTTTAGAACATGGTAAAAATTGTTTGGTTGAAAAGCCTTTTATGAAAAATAGTGCTGAAGCTAAAGAAATATTTGCATTAGCTAAAGAAAAAGGGTTATTAGTGCAATGCTATCAAAACCGTCGTTATGATTCTGATTTTTTAACAGTTCAAAAAGTGATCGAAAGTGGAAAATTAGGTAATTTATTAGAAGTAGAAATGCATTATGACTATTATCGTCCGGAAATACCACTAAATGTTCATGAATATGTTGGGTACAATGGATATTTATATGGTCATGGATGTCATACTTTAGATCAAGTAATTTCTTATTTTGGTAAACCTGAAAAGATTCATTATGATGTAAGACAATTATTAGGATCAGGACGAATGAATGATTATTTTGATTTGGATCTATATTATGGAACACTTAAAGTTTCAGTAAAGTCAAGTTATTTTAGAGTAAAAGAACGTCCTAGTTTTGTTGTTTATGGTGATAAAGGATGCTTTGTTAAAGCGACAAAAGATCGTCAAGAAGAACACCTCAAGTTATTTTATATGCCGGGGTCACCAAATTTTGGAATTGATCGTCCTGAAGATTATGGAACGTTATCGTATTATGATGATGCAGGTGTTTTTCATGAAGAAAAAGTCATCTCTGAAGTAGGGGATTATGGAAATGTTTTTGATGGCTTATATGAAAGTATTATTGAGGGTAAGGAACCTCGGGTCAAAGATGAACAAACTTTATTGCAAATGGAAATATTAGAAACCGGAGTTAAAATGTGTAAGTAA
- a CDS encoding AEC family transporter gives MVDFNNLMDLQFEIFILMIIGYILRKTNIISKEHRKSLTDLVIYIVLPANIIYSFMIKMDTQIIKSGLTILIVSIIIQFACQVFGKYFFIKATKRQQSVLQYGTICSNAGFMGSPLIQGLYGLDGLLFASIYLIPQRIVMWSGGVACFTNAKGKDVIKKVITHPCIIAVFIGLFIMIGQIQLPSFLKVSIQSLSNCTMALSMIVIGGILAEIKIRDVINRLTLYYSFIRLILIPLLVLFSCAIVNLPPLVTAVATVLAGMPAGSTTAILAEKYDGDSNLAVEIVFLSTALSLLTIPLLCLVINMVV, from the coding sequence GTGGTTGATTTTAATAATTTAATGGATTTACAATTTGAAATATTTATTTTAATGATAATTGGATATATTTTAAGAAAGACAAATATTATTTCTAAAGAGCATCGAAAGAGCTTGACGGATTTAGTAATATATATTGTACTGCCGGCTAATATTATTTACTCTTTTATGATTAAAATGGATACTCAAATCATCAAGAGTGGTCTAACAATTTTGATTGTTTCGATTATTATTCAGTTTGCTTGCCAAGTATTTGGAAAGTATTTCTTTATTAAGGCAACAAAACGACAACAAAGTGTTTTACAATACGGAACGATCTGCTCCAATGCTGGATTTATGGGCTCACCCTTGATTCAAGGCCTTTATGGATTAGATGGATTATTATTTGCTTCCATTTATTTAATTCCCCAAAGAATTGTAATGTGGTCTGGTGGGGTTGCATGTTTTACTAATGCTAAAGGTAAAGATGTTATTAAGAAAGTAATTACACATCCTTGCATTATCGCAGTATTTATTGGCCTGTTTATTATGATTGGCCAAATTCAATTACCAAGTTTTTTAAAAGTATCAATCCAGTCACTTAGTAATTGTACGATGGCTTTATCAATGATTGTAATAGGTGGAATCTTGGCAGAAATCAAAATTAGAGATGTTATAAATAGATTGACCCTCTACTATAGTTTTATCCGTTTGATTTTAATTCCTTTATTGGTCTTATTTAGTTGTGCAATAGTTAATCTACCACCATTAGTAACTGCAGTAGCAACAGTTTTGGCGGGAATGCCAGCAGGAAGTACGACAGCAATTTTGGCTGAGAAGTATGATGGAGATTCAAATTTGGCAGTAGAAATTGTCTTTTTATCAACAGCGCTATCATTACTTACAATTCCGTTATTATGTTTGGTTATTAATATGGTTGTTTAA
- a CDS encoding GIY-YIG nuclease family protein: protein MKTNYVYIVKCQDNTFYTGWTTDLVKRINAHNHGKGAKYTKARRPVELVYFEEYTEKSLALKREYAIKQMTRKEKELLINS from the coding sequence ATGAAAACAAACTACGTCTATATCGTCAAATGTCAGGATAATACTTTCTATACAGGCTGGACAACTGATCTAGTAAAGCGAATCAATGCTCATAATCATGGCAAAGGTGCAAAATATACCAAAGCTCGTCGCCCCGTTGAACTGGTTTACTTTGAGGAGTATACTGAAAAAAGCCTTGCGTTGAAACGGGAATACGCTATTAAGCAAATGACACGTAAAGAAAAAGAATTATTAATCAACAGTTAG